A stretch of Lactuca sativa cultivar Salinas chromosome 6, Lsat_Salinas_v11, whole genome shotgun sequence DNA encodes these proteins:
- the LOC111890508 gene encoding uncharacterized protein LOC111890508: protein MADDRAGAEIVYGAEECHRHSIDLLEELGFPKGVLPLKDLVECGRVRKTGFVWMKQKGPYEHFFEETNTRVSYATEVTAYIEKYKMKKMTGVKSKQLLMWVPIVEMSMEDEKSSKIYFKIPVGVGKSFAVTAFMTDEEKKKYLLEHSK from the coding sequence atGGCAGACGACAGAGCTGGGGCCGAGATCGTGTACGGTGCTGAAGAATGTCATCGCCATTCCATTGATCTCCTTGAAGAACTCGGTTTCCCAAAAGGCGTTCTCCCACTCAAAGATCTTGTGGAGTGTGGGAGAGTTCGTAAAACCGGTTTTGTTTGGATGAAGCAGAAGGGTCCATATGAACACTTTTTTGAGGAGACTAATACACGTGTTAGCTATGCAACTGAAGTGACGGCCTATATTGAAAAATATAAGATGAAGAAAATGACCGGAGTTAAAAGCAAACAATTGTTGATGTGGGTGCCTATtgttgagatgagtatggaagaTGAAAAAAGTTCCAAGATTTACTTCAAGATACCGGTTGGAGTTGGTAAGTCCTTTGCGGTGACTGCATTTATGACCGACGAAGAAAAAAAGAAATATCTTCTTGAGCATTCAAAGTAA